In the genome of Verrucomicrobium sp., one region contains:
- a CDS encoding SDR family oxidoreductase: MSRFAGWTALLTGASAGLGAEFARQLAPRLEGGILILTARRADRLAALAGELKAAHPALTLHTFTADLADPPSVAALGGMLEEAGLRPDLLVNNAGLGDIGLFETAAPERLDAMLRVNVEALTVLTRALLPGMVRRGRGTVVNVGSVAGFLALPTFAVYAATKAYVNSFSEALAWELKGTGVTVTAVCPGPVPTEFSEVAYRTPGAGRAMGSPRITRVPAGQAVAESLRAAEKGNLRITPGFVMGLAAFFTNAAPLWLRRLAYRTTVAQCRAQRKAS; this comes from the coding sequence ATGAGCCGCTTCGCCGGTTGGACCGCGCTCCTGACCGGCGCCTCCGCCGGGTTGGGCGCGGAATTCGCCCGGCAGCTGGCTCCCCGCCTGGAGGGCGGCATCCTCATCCTCACCGCGCGCCGGGCCGACCGCCTGGCCGCGCTGGCCGGGGAACTGAAAGCCGCCCACCCGGCCCTGACCCTCCACACCTTCACCGCCGACCTGGCCGACCCGCCCTCCGTCGCCGCCCTGGGCGGCATGCTGGAGGAGGCGGGCCTCCGCCCCGACCTGCTGGTGAATAACGCGGGCCTGGGGGACATCGGCCTCTTTGAAACCGCCGCCCCGGAACGGCTGGACGCCATGCTGCGCGTCAACGTGGAAGCCCTCACCGTACTGACCCGCGCCCTCCTGCCGGGCATGGTGCGGCGCGGGCGCGGCACCGTCGTCAACGTCGGCTCGGTCGCCGGATTCCTGGCCCTGCCCACCTTCGCCGTCTACGCGGCGACCAAGGCCTACGTGAACAGCTTTTCGGAGGCCCTGGCCTGGGAATTGAAAGGGACGGGCGTCACCGTCACCGCCGTCTGCCCCGGACCGGTGCCCACGGAGTTTTCAGAGGTCGCCTACCGCACGCCCGGCGCGGGCCGCGCCATGGGCTCGCCGCGCATCACGCGCGTCCCGGCGGGGCAGGCGGTGGCCGAATCGCTCCGCGCGGCGGAAAAAGGAAATTTGCGAATCACCCCCGGCTTCGTCATGGGGCTGGCGGCCTTCTTCACGAACGCCGCGCCGCTCTGGCTGCGCCGCCTGGCCTACCGGACCACCGTGGCCCAGTGCCGCGCGCAGCGGAAGGCGTCCTAA
- the pyk gene encoding pyruvate kinase — MRRTKIIATLGPVSESPERLRQLMQAGVNIFRINMSHAKYDTVRRVTKDIRAISAELGLHVGLLLDTQGPEIRTGELAEKITLKAGDKFAFTVRGAKAEGLHVSINYDDFIDDISIGDVVLVDSGVIRMKALSKEKDVLHCEVLTPGVMSSRRHVNLPGVKVNLPALTTKDLNDIDLGLECGIDYIALSFVREANDVQTLRQLLTTKGAERVRIISKVEDHQAVKNLNEIIEASDGVMVARGDLGIEVPYEELPIIQRRIVKACIQQFKTVIVATHMLESMIQNPMPTRAEITDVANAVFEQADSVMLSGESTVGAYPLECVEVLNRIAERTERSGGAGYPDGIVPTTDSQRVVSAAVRLADAAGATAICVFTRTGMLAANTASMRPKCSLIYAFTPEEGVCRSLTLNYAVRPFQLPFPEAPQDTVIAAEKLLRTRNLVKPGDKLVFVTDMQIQGQRVDSVQLHIIK; from the coding sequence ATGCGCCGCACCAAAATCATCGCCACCCTCGGCCCCGTCTCCGAGTCCCCCGAACGCCTCCGCCAGCTCATGCAGGCGGGTGTGAACATCTTCCGCATCAACATGTCCCACGCGAAGTACGACACCGTGCGCCGCGTCACCAAGGACATCCGCGCCATCAGCGCGGAGCTGGGCCTCCACGTCGGCCTCCTCCTGGACACCCAGGGGCCGGAAATCCGCACCGGCGAACTGGCGGAAAAGATCACCCTGAAGGCGGGCGACAAATTCGCCTTCACCGTGCGCGGCGCCAAGGCGGAAGGCCTCCACGTCAGCATCAACTATGACGACTTCATCGACGACATCTCCATCGGCGACGTCGTCCTGGTCGACAGCGGCGTCATCCGCATGAAGGCCCTTTCCAAGGAAAAGGACGTTCTCCACTGCGAAGTCCTCACCCCCGGCGTGATGAGCAGCCGCCGCCACGTGAACCTCCCCGGCGTGAAGGTGAACCTCCCCGCCCTCACCACCAAGGACCTGAACGACATCGACCTGGGCCTGGAGTGCGGCATCGACTACATCGCCCTCTCCTTCGTCCGCGAGGCCAACGACGTCCAGACCCTGCGCCAGCTCCTCACCACCAAGGGGGCAGAACGCGTCCGCATCATCTCCAAGGTGGAGGACCACCAGGCGGTCAAGAACCTCAACGAGATCATCGAGGCCTCCGACGGCGTCATGGTCGCCCGCGGCGACCTGGGCATCGAAGTTCCCTACGAGGAGCTGCCCATCATCCAGCGCCGCATCGTCAAAGCCTGCATCCAGCAGTTCAAGACCGTCATCGTGGCCACCCACATGCTGGAAAGCATGATCCAGAACCCGATGCCGACCCGCGCCGAGATCACCGACGTGGCCAACGCCGTCTTCGAGCAGGCCGACTCCGTCATGCTCTCCGGCGAGTCGACCGTCGGCGCCTACCCCCTCGAATGCGTCGAGGTGCTCAACCGCATCGCCGAGCGCACCGAGCGCAGCGGCGGCGCGGGCTACCCGGACGGCATCGTGCCGACGACCGACTCCCAGCGCGTCGTCTCCGCCGCCGTCCGCCTGGCGGACGCGGCGGGCGCCACCGCCATCTGCGTCTTCACCCGCACCGGCATGCTCGCCGCCAACACGGCCAGCATGCGGCCGAAGTGCTCCCTCATCTACGCCTTCACGCCGGAAGAGGGCGTCTGCCGCAGCCTGACCCTCAACTACGCCGTCCGCCCCTTCCAGCTCCCCTTCCCGGAAGCGCCGCAGGACACCGTCATCGCCGCCGAGAAGCTGCTGCGCACCCGCAACCTGGTGAAGCCGGGGGACAAGCTCGTCTTCGTCACCGACATGCAGATCCAGGGCCAGCGCGTCGACTCCGTCCAGCTCCACATCATCAAGTAA
- the aspS gene encoding aspartate--tRNA ligase has protein sequence MSAPSMYRTHHCNALRAGNAGETVRLAGWIHNKRDLGGVLFIDLRDHHGVTQVVIPPSAPFQDALSHLQKETVIQVDGQVRHRPEGTLNPALATGEVEVEVSGYEVLGACEPLPMNVFPEDITPEETRLKYRFLDLRRSKLHETIVLRSKVISSIRRRMIDLGFLEFQTPILTSSSPEGARDFLVPSRIYPGEFYALPQAPQQFKQLLMVAGFDRYFQIAPCFRDEDGRADRTPGEFYQLDVEMSFVTQDDVFAAMEALFVPLFQEFKPEWKINDVGGKFLRIPYKESLLKYGTDKPDLRIPVEITDLTAHFAQSDFKAFAGKTVRAMAFPQAFDQPRSWFDALQEEAKKLGAPGLAYVKVENGELTGPVAKFMTGAAAEAIKALAGGKSVLFFSADANEAKAAKVLGAMRVKIAEQLGVGEKDIYKFAWIVDFPMYEFNEETRAVEFSHNPFSMPQGGMEALEKQDPLTLLAYQYDLVCNGYEVSSGAIRNHVPEIMYKAFAIAGYDPSVVDARFGGMINAFKHGAPPHGGNAPGIDRILMLLSGESSIREVIAFPMAQNGRDLLMNAPSPATPRQLKELHIQTKV, from the coding sequence ATGTCGGCCCCCTCCATGTACCGCACCCATCATTGCAACGCCCTGCGCGCCGGAAACGCCGGGGAGACCGTCCGCCTGGCGGGCTGGATCCATAACAAGCGCGACTTGGGCGGCGTCCTCTTCATCGACCTGCGCGACCACCACGGCGTCACCCAGGTCGTCATCCCGCCCAGCGCCCCCTTCCAGGACGCCCTCTCCCACCTGCAGAAGGAGACCGTCATCCAGGTGGACGGCCAGGTCCGCCACCGCCCGGAAGGGACCCTCAACCCCGCCCTGGCCACCGGCGAGGTGGAGGTGGAGGTGAGCGGCTACGAAGTCCTCGGCGCGTGCGAGCCGCTGCCGATGAACGTTTTCCCGGAAGACATCACCCCGGAGGAAACCCGCCTCAAATACCGTTTCCTGGACCTCCGCCGCTCCAAGCTGCACGAGACGATCGTGCTGCGCTCCAAGGTCATCTCCAGCATCCGCCGCCGGATGATCGACCTGGGCTTCCTGGAATTCCAGACCCCCATCCTCACCTCCTCCTCCCCGGAAGGCGCGCGGGACTTCCTGGTCCCCTCCCGCATCTACCCGGGGGAGTTCTACGCCCTGCCCCAGGCGCCGCAGCAGTTCAAGCAGCTCCTCATGGTCGCGGGCTTCGACCGCTACTTCCAGATCGCCCCCTGCTTCCGGGACGAGGACGGCCGCGCCGACCGCACCCCGGGCGAATTCTACCAGCTCGACGTGGAGATGAGCTTCGTCACCCAGGACGACGTCTTCGCCGCCATGGAGGCGCTCTTCGTCCCCCTCTTCCAGGAATTCAAGCCGGAGTGGAAGATCAACGACGTCGGCGGCAAGTTCCTCCGCATTCCCTACAAGGAATCGCTCCTGAAGTACGGCACCGACAAGCCCGACCTCCGCATCCCGGTCGAGATCACCGACCTGACCGCCCACTTCGCCCAGAGCGACTTTAAGGCCTTCGCGGGCAAGACCGTCCGCGCCATGGCCTTTCCGCAGGCCTTCGACCAGCCCCGCTCCTGGTTCGACGCCCTCCAGGAAGAGGCCAAGAAGCTCGGCGCACCCGGCCTGGCCTACGTGAAAGTGGAGAACGGCGAGCTGACCGGCCCCGTGGCCAAGTTCATGACCGGCGCCGCCGCGGAAGCCATCAAGGCCCTGGCGGGCGGCAAATCGGTCCTCTTCTTCTCCGCCGACGCGAATGAGGCGAAGGCCGCCAAGGTCCTCGGCGCCATGCGCGTGAAAATCGCCGAGCAGCTCGGCGTCGGGGAAAAGGACATCTACAAATTCGCCTGGATCGTCGACTTCCCGATGTACGAGTTCAACGAGGAGACGCGCGCCGTCGAGTTCTCCCACAACCCCTTCTCCATGCCCCAGGGCGGCATGGAAGCCCTGGAGAAGCAGGACCCCCTGACCCTCCTGGCCTACCAATACGACCTGGTCTGCAACGGCTACGAGGTCTCCTCCGGCGCCATCCGCAACCACGTGCCGGAAATCATGTACAAGGCCTTCGCCATCGCGGGCTACGATCCCTCCGTGGTCGACGCCCGCTTCGGCGGCATGATCAACGCCTTCAAGCACGGCGCCCCGCCCCACGGCGGCAACGCGCCCGGCATCGACCGCATCCTCATGCTCCTCTCCGGGGAATCGAGCATCCGGGAGGTCATCGCCTTCCCCATGGCCCAGAACGGCCGCGACCTGCTCATGAACGCCCCCTCTCCCGCCACCCCCCGGCAGCTCAAGGAGCTGCACATCCAAACGAAAGTATAA
- the hisS gene encoding histidine--tRNA ligase, producing the protein MQSLPGFRDFYPEDFAFRHALVSRWRKTARRYGFVEYDGPPLEPLELYQKKSGDELVGQLYHFVDKGERAVALRAEMTPTLARMVAARHQQLRKPLKWFSIPQVFRYERTQKGRLREHFQLNCDILGEGGTEADVELIALLIDTLRGLGLTEEDFVIRLSDRRFWTDFLTARAVPEKDWYEVFQAIDKSEREPKEKIAERLASVGLKPEEVFDVLENGAAWQPLSDISAGLAARGLGGYAKVDFRIVRGLAYYTGVVFEAFDRKGAFRAIAGGGRYDDLLSKLGDAPLPAIGFGMGDVVLTDLLKERGLLSEAPASCDVYVVVPDEAYRPAALGLVQELREAGWSVDYSLSPDAKVRKQFEAAEQRGARCAVIVDAKTEQGLVEVKDLAARTQKEVPRASLREALPPPALLP; encoded by the coding sequence GTGCAGTCCCTTCCCGGCTTCCGGGACTTTTATCCGGAAGACTTCGCCTTCCGCCACGCGCTGGTCAGTCGCTGGCGGAAGACGGCCCGCCGATACGGCTTCGTCGAATACGACGGCCCGCCCCTCGAACCGCTGGAGCTCTACCAGAAGAAGTCGGGAGACGAGCTGGTCGGCCAGCTCTACCACTTCGTCGACAAGGGGGAGCGCGCCGTGGCCCTCCGCGCGGAGATGACGCCCACCCTGGCCCGCATGGTCGCCGCCCGGCACCAGCAGCTGCGCAAGCCGCTGAAGTGGTTCTCCATCCCCCAGGTCTTCCGCTATGAGCGGACCCAAAAGGGCCGCCTGCGGGAGCACTTCCAGCTCAACTGCGACATCCTGGGCGAGGGCGGCACGGAGGCCGACGTCGAGCTGATCGCCCTCCTCATCGACACGCTGCGCGGCCTGGGCCTGACGGAGGAAGACTTCGTCATCCGCCTGAGCGACCGCCGCTTCTGGACCGATTTCCTCACCGCCCGCGCCGTGCCGGAAAAGGACTGGTACGAGGTCTTCCAGGCCATCGACAAGTCCGAGCGGGAGCCGAAGGAAAAGATCGCCGAGCGCCTCGCCTCCGTCGGCCTCAAGCCGGAGGAAGTCTTCGACGTCCTGGAAAACGGCGCGGCCTGGCAGCCCCTTTCCGACATCAGCGCCGGGCTGGCCGCGCGCGGCCTGGGCGGCTACGCCAAGGTCGACTTCCGCATCGTCCGCGGCCTGGCCTACTACACCGGCGTCGTCTTCGAGGCCTTCGACCGCAAGGGCGCCTTCCGCGCCATCGCGGGCGGCGGCCGCTATGACGACCTCCTCTCCAAGCTGGGCGACGCGCCCCTGCCCGCCATCGGCTTCGGCATGGGGGACGTCGTCCTGACCGACCTGCTCAAGGAACGCGGCCTCCTTTCCGAGGCGCCCGCCTCGTGCGACGTCTACGTCGTCGTCCCGGACGAGGCCTACCGCCCCGCCGCCCTGGGCCTCGTCCAGGAACTGCGGGAAGCGGGCTGGTCCGTCGACTACTCCCTTTCCCCCGACGCCAAGGTGCGCAAACAGTTCGAGGCGGCCGAGCAGCGCGGCGCCCGCTGCGCCGTCATCGTCGACGCCAAGACGGAGCAGGGCCTCGTCGAAGTGAAGGACCTGGCCGCCCGGACGCAAAAAGAGGTGCCCCGCGCCTCCCTGCGGGAAGCCTTGCCGCCCCCGGCGCTCCTCCCCTAA
- a CDS encoding integration host factor subunit beta, with the protein MSNLTKRDLVVRISDETGLVQQEVMKVVQKLLDSFAESMAKGQTIELRNFGVFEVKMRKARVGRNPNKPEKDILIPPRAVIKFKPGKELKAMLSKLTETMAAEQSPKA; encoded by the coding sequence ATGAGCAACCTGACCAAAAGAGATTTAGTGGTGCGCATCAGTGACGAGACCGGCCTCGTCCAACAAGAGGTGATGAAAGTCGTCCAGAAGCTCCTCGACTCCTTTGCGGAAAGCATGGCCAAGGGCCAGACCATCGAGCTGCGCAACTTCGGCGTCTTCGAGGTGAAGATGCGCAAGGCGCGCGTCGGCCGCAACCCGAACAAGCCGGAAAAGGACATCCTCATCCCGCCCCGCGCCGTCATCAAGTTCAAGCCCGGCAAGGAACTCAAGGCCATGCTCTCCAAGCTCACGGAGACGATGGCCGCCGAGCAGTCTCCCAAGGCCTAA
- the metG gene encoding methionine--tRNA ligase, translating into MPPRYFLTTAIDYVNGRPHLGHAYEKILADVLVRYHRSLGEEVFFLTGVDEHGQKVQQSAQAKGMAPQAFCDGMSAHFRSLWEKLGLSFDRFVRTTDAAHKEVVRRFLQQLHDKGEIYFKEHEGFYSTRQEQFVTEKDMVDGQWPEIFGEVVRTKEPNYFFKLSQYQDWLRDYVQSHPEFVFPSFRRNEVLAALEKPLGDLCISRPKSRLEWGIPLPFDEDYVTYVWFDALINYISYADYDKPDSKWPADVHVIGKDILVPAHAVYWPIMLKALGQELPKQLLVHGWWMNRGAKMSKSVGNVIDPEPYIEKFGADALRYFVMREMVLGQDADFTDERLLQRYQSDLGNDLGNLVQRSLSMIHRYRQGVVPAVACDAGLADEAPVAAYKEAMATGQTHLALQAVWQLVQKANQYVEQTAPWKLAKEEANAAQLDTVLASLAETVRRLAILIGAVLPETSAKIFAQLGLPAETLLEKAACGTSLHGRTLGQPQPLFPRLEEPKA; encoded by the coding sequence ATGCCCCCCCGCTATTTCCTGACGACGGCCATCGATTACGTCAACGGCCGGCCCCATCTGGGCCACGCCTATGAGAAGATCCTGGCCGACGTCCTGGTCCGCTACCATCGGAGCCTGGGGGAGGAGGTCTTTTTCCTGACCGGCGTCGACGAGCACGGGCAAAAGGTCCAGCAATCGGCCCAGGCAAAGGGGATGGCCCCCCAGGCCTTCTGCGACGGGATGAGCGCCCATTTCCGCTCCCTCTGGGAGAAGCTGGGCCTCTCCTTCGACCGCTTCGTCCGGACGACCGACGCCGCCCACAAGGAGGTGGTCCGCCGCTTCCTCCAGCAGCTCCACGACAAGGGGGAGATCTATTTCAAGGAGCACGAGGGCTTCTACAGCACGCGGCAGGAGCAGTTCGTCACGGAAAAGGACATGGTCGACGGCCAGTGGCCGGAGATCTTCGGCGAGGTCGTCCGCACGAAGGAGCCGAATTACTTCTTCAAGCTTTCCCAATACCAGGACTGGCTGCGCGATTACGTGCAGAGCCATCCCGAGTTCGTCTTCCCCTCCTTCCGCCGGAACGAGGTGCTGGCCGCCCTGGAAAAGCCCCTGGGAGACCTCTGCATTTCCCGGCCGAAGAGCCGCCTGGAATGGGGAATCCCGCTTCCCTTCGACGAGGACTACGTCACCTACGTCTGGTTCGACGCCCTCATCAACTACATCTCCTACGCCGACTACGATAAGCCCGATTCGAAGTGGCCGGCCGACGTCCACGTCATCGGCAAGGACATCCTGGTCCCCGCCCATGCCGTCTACTGGCCGATCATGCTCAAGGCGCTGGGGCAGGAACTGCCGAAGCAGCTCCTCGTCCACGGCTGGTGGATGAACCGCGGGGCGAAGATGAGCAAGTCGGTGGGCAACGTCATCGACCCGGAGCCCTACATCGAGAAATTCGGCGCCGACGCCCTCCGCTACTTCGTCATGCGGGAGATGGTCTTGGGCCAGGACGCCGACTTTACCGACGAGCGGCTCCTCCAGCGTTACCAGAGCGACCTGGGCAACGACCTGGGGAACCTGGTGCAGCGCTCCCTCTCCATGATCCACCGCTACCGGCAGGGCGTCGTCCCCGCCGTGGCGTGCGACGCCGGCCTGGCGGACGAGGCCCCCGTGGCCGCCTACAAGGAAGCGATGGCCACCGGCCAGACCCACCTGGCCCTCCAGGCCGTCTGGCAGCTGGTGCAGAAGGCCAACCAATACGTGGAGCAGACCGCCCCGTGGAAGCTGGCGAAGGAGGAGGCGAACGCCGCCCAGCTCGACACCGTGCTGGCCAGCCTGGCGGAAACCGTCCGCCGTTTGGCCATCCTCATCGGCGCGGTGCTGCCGGAGACGTCGGCAAAGATCTTCGCCCAGCTCGGCCTTCCCGCCGAGACGCTGCTGGAAAAGGCGGCCTGCGGGACGAGCCTCCACGGCCGCACCCTGGGCCAGCCCCAGCCCCTCTTCCCCCGGCTGGAAGAGCCGAAGGCCTAG
- a CDS encoding N-acetylmuramoyl-L-alanine amidase: MLTIPTRARTSLALLAALLCGAAAAQAAPNGGAKLTPLARPPVWAQLDPYQKTVTREEFDSRLKALYATTPASLAAFRRYAEEDAGEIVFYADDGKLTPRYRLAFATEGDRRPSPRREPGHPPVICLDPGHIGGPWAHMEERFFQIDHDLPVLEAKLNLLACRRIEAALLQAGFRVVWTKKDEEPVTSLRPEDLRGPALQALFENGHPLSLLPQPLLERQIDVEAEKLFYRTAEIDARAKRVAALRPDLTLCIHFNAAPWGSPYRPDFVPQSRLVVFVHGQYGPDEIAYEDERFGLVRKLLEGTAPEEAALAALVAKNLQKVWPDYPPETYQDWPAVRRVGPNPCVYARNLLANRAFPGPVVFVEGPYMNARDAYARIEAGDYDGLKLVAGKRQPSLFSEYGQAVADAVIAYLGKPAPQ, from the coding sequence TTGTTAACAATACCAACAAGAGCAAGAACTAGCCTCGCCCTGCTGGCGGCGCTTCTCTGCGGAGCCGCCGCCGCGCAGGCCGCGCCGAACGGCGGCGCCAAGCTCACCCCCCTGGCTCGGCCGCCCGTCTGGGCCCAGCTCGATCCCTATCAGAAAACCGTCACCCGGGAGGAGTTCGACTCCCGGCTGAAGGCCCTCTACGCCACCACCCCGGCCAGCCTGGCCGCCTTCCGCCGCTACGCGGAGGAGGACGCGGGAGAGATCGTCTTCTACGCCGACGACGGAAAACTGACTCCCCGTTACCGCCTCGCCTTCGCCACGGAGGGGGACCGCCGCCCCTCCCCCCGCCGGGAACCCGGTCATCCCCCGGTCATCTGCCTGGACCCCGGCCACATCGGCGGCCCCTGGGCCCACATGGAAGAGCGCTTCTTCCAGATCGACCACGACCTCCCCGTCCTGGAAGCCAAGCTGAACCTCCTGGCCTGCCGCCGGATCGAGGCCGCCCTCCTGCAGGCGGGCTTCCGCGTCGTCTGGACGAAGAAGGACGAGGAGCCCGTCACCTCCCTCCGCCCGGAGGACCTGCGCGGGCCCGCCCTTCAGGCCCTGTTTGAAAACGGGCATCCCCTTTCCCTCCTGCCGCAGCCGCTTTTGGAACGGCAGATCGACGTGGAGGCGGAGAAGCTCTTCTACCGCACGGCGGAGATCGACGCCCGGGCCAAGCGGGTCGCCGCCCTCCGGCCCGACCTGACCCTCTGCATCCACTTCAACGCCGCCCCCTGGGGCAGCCCCTACCGTCCCGACTTCGTCCCCCAGAGCCGCCTGGTCGTCTTCGTCCACGGCCAATACGGCCCGGACGAGATCGCCTACGAGGACGAGCGCTTCGGCCTCGTCCGCAAGCTGCTGGAAGGGACCGCCCCGGAAGAGGCCGCCCTGGCCGCCCTGGTGGCGAAGAACCTCCAGAAAGTCTGGCCGGACTACCCGCCGGAAACCTACCAGGACTGGCCCGCCGTCCGCCGCGTCGGCCCCAATCCCTGCGTCTACGCCCGCAACCTTTTGGCCAACCGGGCCTTCCCCGGCCCCGTCGTCTTCGTCGAGGGGCCCTACATGAACGCCAGGGATGCCTACGCCCGGATCGAGGCGGGAGACTACGACGGCCTCAAGCTCGTCGCGGGGAAACGCCAACCCAGCCTCTTTTCCGAATACGGCCAGGCCGTCGCCGACGCCGTCATCGCCTATTTAGGAAAACCGGCCCCCCAATAG
- a CDS encoding NAD-dependent epimerase/dehydratase family protein, translating into MSALGADPASNARYQRTKGEAEALVRASALSWTIFQPSIVFGPGDQFVNQFARLLRFPFNLLQAYSFPLIGGGGTLFQPVAVEDVAEAFARALERPETAGKTYVLAGAERVSLREILEEVARLTGQRRVVEEAPFLLTLRLLLWAGVAAVLMAVLVGQSFSPRGAALWVFAYGIALAWRQLIFFRLPWKAAEAAGAVFEKILPKPPLTRDQVLMLRRDNVGDATPAERDLGLAWRPFRAGIAAYLPGRR; encoded by the coding sequence ATGAGCGCCCTGGGCGCCGATCCCGCCTCCAATGCCCGCTACCAGCGGACGAAGGGGGAGGCGGAGGCCCTCGTCCGCGCCAGCGCCCTGTCGTGGACGATCTTCCAGCCCTCGATCGTCTTCGGTCCCGGGGACCAGTTCGTCAACCAGTTCGCCCGGCTGCTTCGGTTTCCCTTCAACCTGCTCCAGGCCTATTCCTTCCCGCTCATCGGCGGGGGCGGGACGCTCTTTCAGCCGGTGGCGGTGGAGGACGTCGCGGAGGCCTTCGCGCGCGCGCTGGAGCGGCCGGAGACGGCGGGGAAGACCTACGTCCTGGCCGGGGCGGAGCGCGTTTCCCTGCGGGAGATTCTGGAGGAGGTGGCGCGGCTCACCGGCCAGCGCCGGGTGGTGGAGGAGGCCCCCTTCCTCCTGACGCTGCGGCTCCTCCTGTGGGCGGGCGTGGCGGCGGTCCTCATGGCGGTCCTCGTCGGCCAGTCCTTTTCCCCCCGGGGCGCGGCGCTTTGGGTCTTTGCCTACGGCATCGCGCTGGCCTGGCGGCAGCTGATCTTTTTCCGGCTGCCCTGGAAGGCGGCCGAGGCGGCCGGCGCGGTTTTTGAAAAAATCCTGCCGAAGCCGCCGCTGACGCGGGACCAGGTGCTCATGCTGCGGCGGGACAACGTGGGGGACGCCACCCCGGCGGAGCGGGACCTGGGCCTGGCCTGGCGGCCCTTCCGGGCGGGGATCGCCGCTTATCTACCGGGACGGCGGTAG
- the pssA gene encoding CDP-diacylglycerol--serine O-phosphatidyltransferase, with protein MKPNHPPHKIYLLPNLMTAGNLICGFLAVLRIFQGTIDRSGGGENWIQIYESSLTFILYACIFDMLDGQVARRGGTESPFGREFDSLADIVSFGVAPALLVFEIVLKEIPFRLGWILAAFYLMCGALRLARFNVHASLPSVPGASKEFTGFPIPAAAGLVSSITLLMLYYYETDRELERGWGKYLLAALLFFLSIMMFSRFKYPSFKGFSLRTEHSLGKFIATVALLFLTIVYYHWMLAVVFVSYLLYGFFRPFVSRALRRQIEEEDDDDEDDAPLFKDLPPSR; from the coding sequence ATGAAGCCGAACCATCCCCCCCACAAGATCTACCTCCTGCCGAACCTGATGACGGCGGGCAACCTGATCTGCGGCTTCCTGGCCGTGCTCCGCATCTTCCAGGGCACCATCGACCGCTCCGGCGGCGGCGAGAACTGGATCCAGATCTACGAGTCGAGCCTCACCTTCATCCTCTACGCCTGCATCTTCGACATGCTCGACGGGCAGGTCGCCCGGCGCGGCGGCACGGAGAGCCCCTTCGGCCGCGAGTTCGATTCCCTGGCGGACATCGTCTCCTTCGGCGTCGCCCCGGCGCTCCTCGTCTTCGAAATCGTGCTGAAGGAAATCCCCTTCCGCCTGGGCTGGATCCTGGCCGCCTTCTACCTGATGTGCGGCGCGCTCCGCCTGGCCCGCTTCAACGTCCACGCCTCCCTCCCCAGCGTGCCCGGAGCCAGCAAGGAATTCACCGGCTTCCCCATCCCGGCGGCGGCGGGCCTCGTCTCCTCCATCACCCTCCTCATGCTCTACTACTATGAGACGGACCGGGAGCTGGAGCGCGGCTGGGGCAAATACCTCCTGGCGGCCCTCCTCTTCTTCCTCTCGATCATGATGTTCAGCCGGTTCAAGTACCCGAGCTTCAAGGGATTCAGCCTCCGCACGGAGCACTCCCTGGGGAAATTCATCGCCACCGTGGCGCTCCTCTTCCTGACCATCGTCTACTACCACTGGATGCTGGCGGTGGTCTTCGTCTCCTACCTGCTCTACGGCTTCTTCCGCCCCTTCGTCTCCCGCGCCCTGCGCCGCCAGATCGAGGAAGAGGACGACGACGACGAGGACGACGCCCCCCTCTTCAAAGACCTACCGCCGTCCCGGTAG
- a CDS encoding phosphatidylserine decarboxylase — MKTARQESLRFLLPLLLLLVGSFSLSSLLPAALAWIVTGLLALACAFVLYFFRDPYRASDADEAVLTSAADGLVTHVERLDQSPFDLGPCLRVSVFLSVFDVHVNRVPWPGIIKKTVHTPGKFLDVRDEASHLANEHQDWLLETGRGPVVIRQIAGLIARRIVPWKKAGDEVYRGEHLGMIRFGSRTDLFLPVDCSVLVQVGDRVKGAETPIARWP; from the coding sequence ATGAAAACGGCCCGCCAAGAAAGCCTCCGCTTCCTGCTTCCGCTGCTCCTCCTTTTGGTGGGCAGCTTCTCCCTCTCCAGCCTGCTGCCGGCGGCACTGGCCTGGATCGTCACCGGCCTGCTGGCGCTGGCCTGCGCCTTCGTCCTCTACTTCTTCCGCGATCCCTACCGCGCCTCCGACGCGGACGAGGCCGTCCTGACCTCCGCCGCCGACGGCCTGGTCACCCACGTCGAGCGGCTCGACCAGTCCCCCTTCGACCTGGGGCCCTGCCTGCGCGTTTCCGTCTTCCTCTCCGTCTTCGACGTCCACGTCAACCGCGTCCCCTGGCCCGGCATCATCAAGAAGACCGTCCACACCCCGGGCAAGTTCCTCGACGTCCGGGACGAGGCCTCCCACCTGGCCAACGAGCACCAGGACTGGCTCCTGGAAACGGGGCGCGGCCCCGTCGTCATCCGGCAGATCGCCGGGCTCATCGCCCGCCGCATCGTCCCCTGGAAGAAGGCCGGGGACGAGGTCTACCGCGGCGAGCACCTGGGCATGATCCGCTTCGGCTCCCGCACCGACCTCTTCCTGCCCGTCGACTGCTCCGTGCTGGTCCAGGTTGGCGACCGCGTGAAGGGCGCCGAGACGCCCATCGCCCGCTGGCCCTAA